In Triticum aestivum cultivar Chinese Spring chromosome 5B, IWGSC CS RefSeq v2.1, whole genome shotgun sequence, the following proteins share a genomic window:
- the LOC123114109 gene encoding pumilio homolog 24, whose translation MAGGGDHPGANKRKREAAGRPKAPSKGPGPGPGDAAKRKKTYDAPAAKPKPQPVTAKEKRVASKEMSESRKMKRKPNYNLEKELAVLWEKMRCRDVSKENRSKLVTEALRKMDGKYFEIAGSHVTARVLQTCVKWCSQPERDAVFVALQPHLLHLSRKKYAVFLVKKLIKLATKKQLALFISSLHGHVASLLRHTIGAAVVDCAFHQATPPQKRSLLLELYSTELQLFKDLTEQKSCSLLETISKLGLQKSSVLQYMTTVIQPLLEKGIVEYSIVHTVILEYLTIADKTSALDVIRQLIPHLTQGSSVVDGDELSGVAEVPTKSKAKKKRSSEPLLIRIMQTREGLKIGLACLKHGSAKDRKKIIKSLKWQTMKLALGDYGCLFLACLLSIVDDTKLVTKVVIDELTKQLKELIFDKNGRRPLLQLLHPLCSRYLTPTDLNCLKYSVPSLVSKDEASESATKVNLDSKLDDVADKEHGGSEDTLVASDSKKDPFKRRQELLVKSELFEVLIEICIENVGELLRTNFGKDVLYEVAVGGKNNVLEGVTDRIHVLHNAIASDAARPRTEDVEHAFDNYHSSRVIRKMILDCPAFAATLWKKALKGKCKSFADGFSSKVVAAYLESRDSKVKDLARSEVQPLIDGGILKIPEHKAAEKK comes from the exons atggccggcggcggcgaccacCCGGGCGCCAACAAGCGGAAGCGCGAGGCCGCGGGGAGGCCCAAGGCGCCGTCCAAGGGGCCTGGCCCCGGCCCCGGCGACGCCGCCAAGCGCAAGAAGACCTACGACGCCCCCGCCGCCAAGCCCAAGCCGCAGCCCGTCACCGCCAAGGAGAAGCGGGTCGCCTCCAAG GAAATGTCCGAGtcgaggaagatgaagaggaagccCAATTACAACCTCGAGAAG GAACTGGCAGTACTATGGGAGAAGATGAGATGTCGTGATGTGAGCAAGGAGAATAGATCCAA GCTAGTAACCGAGGCTCTCCGTAAAATGGATGGCAAATATTTCGAAATTGCTGGATCCCATGTAACCGCACGTGTTCTTCAA ACATGTGTCAAGTGGTGCTCACAGCCAGAGAGGGATGCTGTTTTTGTTGCCCTGCAGCCACATTTGCTCCATCTTTCTCGCAAGAAATACGCTGTTTTCCTTGTGAAGAAGCTCATAAAACTTG CCACTAAAAAACAGCTTGCCTTGTTCATCTCTTCCCTTCATGGTCATGTCGCTTCTCTACTTCGTCACACAATAGGAGCCGCAG TTGTTGATTGCGCCTTTCATCAGGCGACGCCGCCTCAGAAAAGAAGTTTGTTGTTGGAATTGTACTCCACTGAGCTTCAGCTGTTCAAAGACTTGACTGAACAAAAATCATGCAG TTTGTTAGAAACAATTTCCAAGCTTGGACTACAGAAATCATCTGTCCTGCAGTATATGACTACTGTTATCCAGCCACTTTTGGAAAAGGGTATTGTTGAGTATTCCATAGTTCACACGGTCATATTGGAGTACTTAACAATTGCGGATAAG ACATCAGCCTTGGACGTGATTCGTCAGTTAATCCCCCATCTTACCCAAGGGTCATCTGTCGTAGATGGAGATGAACTATCAGGGGTCGCTGAAGTACCAACGAAATCAAAAGCTAAGAAGAAAAGATCTTCAGAACCACTTCTCATTCGAATCATGCAGACGAGGGAAGGTTTAAAAATAGGACTTGCTTGCCTCAAGCATGGCAGTGCGAAG GATAGGAAGAAAATTATCAAAAGCTTGAAGTGGCAGACTATGAAGCTTGCTCTTGGTGATTATGGATGCCTT TTCCTTGCTTGTCTTCTCTCCATTGTTGATGACACAAAACTTGTTACTAAG GTTGTAATTGATGAGCTGACAAAGCAGTTAAAGGAACTCATATTTGACAAG AACGGGAGACGCCCATTGCTGCAGCTACTTCACCCACTTTGCTCACGTTATCTGACTCCGACTGATTTGAATTGTCTGAAGTACAGTGTGCCTTCCCTTGTTTCAAAG GATGAGGCATCAGAGAGTGCTACTAAAGTTAACTTGGATAGTAAGTTGGATGATGTCGCTGACAAAGAACATGGGGGTTCAGAAGACACATTGGTTGCATCTGATAGCAAGAAGGACCCGTTTAAACGGCGGCAAGAACTGTTGGTGAAAAGCGAGCTTTTTGAG GTTCTCATCGAGATTTGCATTGAAAATGTTGGGGAGTTACTTAGAACAAACTTCGGCAAAGATGTATTATACGAG GTTGCTGTAGGTGGAAAAAATAATGTCTTGGAGGGGGTCACCGACAGGATCCACGTGCTTCACAATGCTATAGCTTCTGACGCAGCACGCCCGAGGACAGAAGATGTTGAGCACGCCTTTGATAACTACCACTCGAGCCGCGTAATCAGAAAGATGATACTTGATTGCCCTGCGTTTGCGGCTACCCTATGGAAAAAAGCCCTCAAAGGGAAGTGCAAGTCATTTGCAGATGGATTCAG CTCCAAGGTTGTGGCTGCCTATCTGGAATCTCGGGATTCCAAGGTGAAGGATCTAGCGAGATCCGAGGTGCAGCCGCTCATCGACGGTGGCATTCTGAAGATTCCAGAGCATAAAGCAGCGGAGAAGAAGTGA